One genomic segment of Sebastes fasciatus isolate fSebFas1 chromosome 17, fSebFas1.pri, whole genome shotgun sequence includes these proteins:
- the slc52a2 gene encoding solute carrier family 52, riboflavin transporter, member 2, with protein MSGSWWSSWWSSEAVTHGLVALFAMGSWISVNSLWVELPVVVNVLPEEWNLPAYLSVLIAFGNIGPIAVTVTHHCAPGRLNERIVIHCIQVLAVVASALLAIFWSHTVTIAGEERSLLFLIFTFVLSFVCCTSNVTFLPFMFSYPPQYIRTFFIGQGLSALFPCIVALGQGVGKLECKTVNGTVQPEYLEENFPVQNFFWFLCVMLVISAVSFQALMQRRTASQENAPPQETDDAAAAKNGEETHPLHNGGIPASEDQVQLEEPPQTFWTRRNIYLLSLLAVSNALTNGVLPSVQSFSCLPYGRMTFHLSVVLSNIANPLACFLAMFVVLRSSTGLGVLSLAGGVFAAYLMALAALSPCPPLLGNSAGMALVVISGIIFTGLFSYLKVVIGTLLHEAGHAALLWCGISIQAGSLIGALTMFPLVNVYPVFNRSQECVDNCIYE; from the exons ATGTCGGGTAGCTGGTGGAGCAGCTggtggagcagcgaggcggtgACTCACGGCCTGGTGGCTCTGTTCGCGATGGGATCCTGGATCTCCGTCAACAGTCTGTGGGTCGAGCTGCCGGTGGTCGTTAACGTGCTGCCGGaag AGTGGAACCTGCCTGCCTATCTGTCAGTGCTGATAGCGTTTGGGAACATTGGTCCAATAGCAGTGACCGTCACACACCACTGTGCTCCAGGACGTTTAAACGAACGCATCGTCATCCACTGCATCCAGGTGCTGGCGGTGGTAGCGTCCGCTCTTCTGGCTATCTTCTGGTCACACACCGTCACGATAGCTGGAGAAGAAAGGTCACTGCTGTTCCTGATCTTCACCTTCGTGTTGTCTTTTGTTTGTTGTACGTCCAACGTCACCTTCCTGCCTTTTATGTTCAGTTACCCCCCTCAGTATATTCGTACTTTCTTCATTGGCCAGGGCCTCAGCGCCTTGTTCCCTTGCATTGTGGCATTAGGGCAAGGCGTTGGCAAGCTGGAGTGTAAAACTGTGAATGGCACGGTGCAGCCGGAGTATTTGGAGGAGAACTTTCCGGTGCAGAACTTCTTCTGGTTTTTGTGTGTCATGCTGGTGATCTCAGCTGTGAGTTTCCAGGCTTTAATGCAAAGACGGACAGCGTCGCAGGAAAATGCACCGCCGCAGGAGACTGACGATGCAGCGGCGGCAAAAAACGGAGAGGAAACGCACCCTCTACACAACGGAGGGATACCGGCGTCTGAGGATCAGGTGCAGCTGGAGGAACCGCCGCAGACATTTTGGACAAGGCGGAACATCTACCTGCTGTCGCTGCTCGCGGTCTCCAACGCCCTCACCAACGGGGTGCTGCCGTCTGTGCAGAGTTTCTCCTGTCTGCCCTATGGACGCATGACCTTTCACCTCTCCGTGGTCCTTAGCAACATAGCGAACCCCCTCGCCTGCTTTCTAGCTATGTTTGTTGTCCTGAG GTCCTCCACTGGTCTGGGCGTCTTGTCTCTAGCAGGGGGAGTATTTGCTGCGTATCTCATGGCGTTAGCAGCACTCAGCCCCTGTCCTCCACTCCTGGGAAACTCTGCTGGCATGGCTTTAGTG GTCATATCCGGGATTATTTTCACCGGCCTCTTCTCCTATCTGAAGGTGGTGATCGGGACTTTGCTTCACGAGGCGGGTCACGCTGCCCTGCTGTGGTGCGGCATCTCTATCCAGGCCGGCTCCCTTATCGGAGCCCTCACCATGTTCCCTCTGGTCAACGTCTATCCCGTTTTTAACCGCTCTCAAGAATGTGTGGATAACTGCATTTATGAGTGA
- the LOC141754104 gene encoding uncharacterized protein LOC141754104 isoform X1, whose protein sequence is MKLKAGCDPPETREEGETKAPRWCCSFWHTMEERQDFSLNGKAVVTDVNLKDEYYWKLVADFIGPQSGEGLELQKSPCKNRLLIQVGLMREDNNFPWIAIVDWLQKSFPRHQSADFRRLIERGIATTLSLGSDGRLTFLKSDVNFNFVGPICDSIGVERQHLLEMRDFSERAQSIEVTNGLILELSNFVTREKIAPVVLVTWLRNFNADFCKNGDIQKAYKVLRTKIKKLKQNYRNYETRSNRRNAAMESLLQIPFELVRKKTPKVIVRKRMKREDAIPYEKVIIKEEYETYEIMQYDDYDVNRGGVKKLMPQDDVDESDEDMDDSNSEEETSDNNHKSLTLLDIAMESVQKLSSVYGGKNEACKQVCLDLLKNQYALTCKEHPAMAEFEKKLDTLCEDISLVYPVVFLNCNANFLVEVHDAVEQQIMSFEKEIISSTGERLGRDKLPKFKNFVNFSESATSRYIHMACDILSPSTPGTQNYRKHWVAFCEEKRNPSRLAVNQSNPFNNYFESAAGLTHHHKEMALFFSDLLSMTNDECPNIILECVVADATDSVIQSLVCVLSIVYCKILGPYWQLLKSGGEYSLFSQYILCLYQKFLDWSKNPSMLLEPEGSTNVFLQFPLQEKTFDGVFHFCGQWHTSRDLIRACLKRIVKVIAGVTEEHLKDFLPGGTFAHVPSPDLSLQLVSCTFSVLMAEYPSSQESPGTKKKPHKSSKCSSHKNLDSSHEDDDRSGLSDGSSDESSDWQARRNTPVDQKDAYSPPMKKGLIVKKEKLPKVQEVREENMDMGYITATVQTNGGPCKSQQDVDKMMLRFDGKTRAEKREALRCEILYQKVVLNNTDRNLYCDFENGTQMALKLKLTLPRVKPGYSLVLAPKKTKTRRVFQNATDAATDLNENSGT, encoded by the exons atgaAGCTTAAAGCTGGTTGCGATccgccagaaaccagagaagaaggagaaactAAAGCTCCACGGTGGTGTTGTAGCTTCTGG CACACAATGGAGGAGCGCCAAGATTTCTCCCTTAATGGCAAAGCAGTTGTAACTGACGTTAATCTGA aaGATGAGTACTATTGGAAGCTTGTTGCAGACTTCATTGGTCCTCAATCGGGAGAGGGACTAGAGCTTCAAAAGTCACCATGCAAGAACAGACTTTTGATTCAAGTAGGACTCATGAGAGAGGACAATAACTTTCCGTGGATTGCCATTGTAGACTGGCTACAGAAGAGTTTCCCCCGTCACCAGTCGGCTGACTTTCGTCGTTTGATCGAAAGAGGCATCGCTACAACATTGAGTCTTGGAAGTGATGGCAGGCTGACCTTCCTGAAGTCAGACGTCAACTTCAACTTTGTCGGCCCAATATGTGACAGCATCGGAGTTGAGCGACAACATCTTTTGGAAATGAGGGATTTTTCAGAGCGAGCACAGTCAATCGAGGTTACAAACGGATTGATTCTTGAGTTGAGCAACTTTGTCACCAGGGAGAAAATCGCACCAGTTGTTTTGGTGACATGGCTTAGAAACTTCAACGCTGACTTTTGTAAGAATGGGGATATTCAAAAGGCATATAAAGTCCTTAGAACCAagataaaaaagttaaaacagAATTACCGCAACTATGAAACAAGGAGTAACAGGAGGAATGCAGCGATGGAAAGTTTGCTCCAAATTCCATTTGAACTGGTGCGGAAAAAGACGCCAAAAGTGATTGTGAGGAAACGCATGAAAAGAGAAGACGCCATACCTTATGAAAAAGTTATAATCAAGGAGGAATACGAGACCTATGAAATCATGCAATATGACGACTATGACGTGAACAGAGGAGGGGTGAAAAAGCTAATGCCGCAAGACGATGTCGATGAAAGTGATGAGGACATGGATGACTCCAACAGTGAAGAAGAAACCTCAGATAACAATCACAAGTCCCTGACCCTGCTCGACATTGCAATGGAGTCTGTCCAAAAGCTGTCAAGCGTGTACGGTGGAAAAAACGAAGCCTGCAAGCAAGTTTGCTTGGATCTCCTCAAAAACCAGTATGCTCTAACATGCAAGGAGCATCCGGCCATGGCAGAGTTTGAGAAAAAGCTTGACACGCTCTGTGAAGACATTTCACTCGTTTACCCTGTGGTGTTTTTAAACTGCAACGCCAATTTCCTCGTTGAGGTTCATGATGCCGTGGAGCAGCAGATCATGAGCTTTGAAAAAGAGATCATTAGTTCGACGGGAGAGAGACTAGGCCGTGACAAACTTCCAAAATTCAAGAACTTTGTGAATTTCTCCGAAAGTGCCACCTCACGCTACATCCACATGGCTTGTGACATCTTAAGCCCGAGCACCCCTGGCACGCAGAACTACAGGAAACACTGGGTGGCTTTCTGTGAGGAGAAGAGAAATCCCTCCAGACTCGCAGTGAATCAGTCAAACCCATTCAACAACTACTTTGAATCTGCAGCGGGTCTCACCCACCATCACAAAGAGATGgctctcttcttctctgattTGCTGTCGATGACCAACGACGAATGTCCAAACATTATTCTGGAGTGTGTTGTCGCTGATGCCACAGATTCTGTGATACAGAGCCTTGTGTGCGTCCTGTCTATTGTTTACTGCAAAATCCTCGGCCCTTACTGGCAGCTTCTGAAAAGCGGAGGCGAGTACTCGCTTTTCAGCCAGTACATACTCTGTCTCTACCAAAAGTTCCTCGATTGGTCCAAAAATCCTTCAATGCTGCTGGAACCCGAAGGCTCCACAAACGTTTTTCTGCAGTTCCCGTTGCAGGAGAAGACCTTCGATGGAGTGTTCCATTTCTGTGGCCAGTGGCACACAAGTAGGGACCTGATCAGAGCTTGCCTGAAGAGGATAGTAAAGGTGATTGCTGGTGTCACTGAGGAACACCTGAAGGATTTCCTGCCAGGAGGAACATTTGCTCATGTCCCCTCGCCAGATTTGAGTTTACAACTGGTAAGTTGCACATTCTCCGTCTTAATGGCGGAATATCCTTCCAGCCAAGAGTCCCCTGGCACGAAGAAAAAACCCCACAAGTCCTCCAAATGCTCCTCACACAAGAACTTGGATAGCTCTCATGAAGATGATGACCGATCTGGTTTATCTGACGGCAGCTCCGACGAATCTTCCGATTGGCAAGCTAGAAGGAATACCCCCGTTGACCAAAAGGATGCCTACAGTCCGCCAATGAAGAAAGGTCTCattgttaaaaaagaaaagctacCAAAGGTGCAGGAAGTGCGTGAAGAGAACATGGATATGGGCTACATAACCGCTACAGTGCAAACCAACGGAGGGCCGTGCAAGTCGCAGCAAGATGTCGACAAAATGATGCTGCGTTTTGACGGGAAGACCCGGGCTGAGAAACGGGAAGCGCTCCGTTGCGAGATCTTGTACCAGAAAGTGGTCCTGAACAACACGGATCGAAACTTGTATTGCGATTTCGAAAACGGCACACAGATGGCGTTGAAGCTGAAGCTCACACTTCCTCGCGTTAAACCTGGGTACTCTCTCGTTTTGGCgcctaaaaagacaaaaacaaggcGCGTGTTCCAAAACGCAACGGATGCTGCAACTGATTTGAATGAAAACAGCGGCACATGA
- the LOC141754104 gene encoding uncharacterized protein LOC141754104 isoform X2: protein MEERQDFSLNGKAVVTDVNLKDEYYWKLVADFIGPQSGEGLELQKSPCKNRLLIQVGLMREDNNFPWIAIVDWLQKSFPRHQSADFRRLIERGIATTLSLGSDGRLTFLKSDVNFNFVGPICDSIGVERQHLLEMRDFSERAQSIEVTNGLILELSNFVTREKIAPVVLVTWLRNFNADFCKNGDIQKAYKVLRTKIKKLKQNYRNYETRSNRRNAAMESLLQIPFELVRKKTPKVIVRKRMKREDAIPYEKVIIKEEYETYEIMQYDDYDVNRGGVKKLMPQDDVDESDEDMDDSNSEEETSDNNHKSLTLLDIAMESVQKLSSVYGGKNEACKQVCLDLLKNQYALTCKEHPAMAEFEKKLDTLCEDISLVYPVVFLNCNANFLVEVHDAVEQQIMSFEKEIISSTGERLGRDKLPKFKNFVNFSESATSRYIHMACDILSPSTPGTQNYRKHWVAFCEEKRNPSRLAVNQSNPFNNYFESAAGLTHHHKEMALFFSDLLSMTNDECPNIILECVVADATDSVIQSLVCVLSIVYCKILGPYWQLLKSGGEYSLFSQYILCLYQKFLDWSKNPSMLLEPEGSTNVFLQFPLQEKTFDGVFHFCGQWHTSRDLIRACLKRIVKVIAGVTEEHLKDFLPGGTFAHVPSPDLSLQLVSCTFSVLMAEYPSSQESPGTKKKPHKSSKCSSHKNLDSSHEDDDRSGLSDGSSDESSDWQARRNTPVDQKDAYSPPMKKGLIVKKEKLPKVQEVREENMDMGYITATVQTNGGPCKSQQDVDKMMLRFDGKTRAEKREALRCEILYQKVVLNNTDRNLYCDFENGTQMALKLKLTLPRVKPGYSLVLAPKKTKTRRVFQNATDAATDLNENSGT, encoded by the exons ATGGAGGAGCGCCAAGATTTCTCCCTTAATGGCAAAGCAGTTGTAACTGACGTTAATCTGA aaGATGAGTACTATTGGAAGCTTGTTGCAGACTTCATTGGTCCTCAATCGGGAGAGGGACTAGAGCTTCAAAAGTCACCATGCAAGAACAGACTTTTGATTCAAGTAGGACTCATGAGAGAGGACAATAACTTTCCGTGGATTGCCATTGTAGACTGGCTACAGAAGAGTTTCCCCCGTCACCAGTCGGCTGACTTTCGTCGTTTGATCGAAAGAGGCATCGCTACAACATTGAGTCTTGGAAGTGATGGCAGGCTGACCTTCCTGAAGTCAGACGTCAACTTCAACTTTGTCGGCCCAATATGTGACAGCATCGGAGTTGAGCGACAACATCTTTTGGAAATGAGGGATTTTTCAGAGCGAGCACAGTCAATCGAGGTTACAAACGGATTGATTCTTGAGTTGAGCAACTTTGTCACCAGGGAGAAAATCGCACCAGTTGTTTTGGTGACATGGCTTAGAAACTTCAACGCTGACTTTTGTAAGAATGGGGATATTCAAAAGGCATATAAAGTCCTTAGAACCAagataaaaaagttaaaacagAATTACCGCAACTATGAAACAAGGAGTAACAGGAGGAATGCAGCGATGGAAAGTTTGCTCCAAATTCCATTTGAACTGGTGCGGAAAAAGACGCCAAAAGTGATTGTGAGGAAACGCATGAAAAGAGAAGACGCCATACCTTATGAAAAAGTTATAATCAAGGAGGAATACGAGACCTATGAAATCATGCAATATGACGACTATGACGTGAACAGAGGAGGGGTGAAAAAGCTAATGCCGCAAGACGATGTCGATGAAAGTGATGAGGACATGGATGACTCCAACAGTGAAGAAGAAACCTCAGATAACAATCACAAGTCCCTGACCCTGCTCGACATTGCAATGGAGTCTGTCCAAAAGCTGTCAAGCGTGTACGGTGGAAAAAACGAAGCCTGCAAGCAAGTTTGCTTGGATCTCCTCAAAAACCAGTATGCTCTAACATGCAAGGAGCATCCGGCCATGGCAGAGTTTGAGAAAAAGCTTGACACGCTCTGTGAAGACATTTCACTCGTTTACCCTGTGGTGTTTTTAAACTGCAACGCCAATTTCCTCGTTGAGGTTCATGATGCCGTGGAGCAGCAGATCATGAGCTTTGAAAAAGAGATCATTAGTTCGACGGGAGAGAGACTAGGCCGTGACAAACTTCCAAAATTCAAGAACTTTGTGAATTTCTCCGAAAGTGCCACCTCACGCTACATCCACATGGCTTGTGACATCTTAAGCCCGAGCACCCCTGGCACGCAGAACTACAGGAAACACTGGGTGGCTTTCTGTGAGGAGAAGAGAAATCCCTCCAGACTCGCAGTGAATCAGTCAAACCCATTCAACAACTACTTTGAATCTGCAGCGGGTCTCACCCACCATCACAAAGAGATGgctctcttcttctctgattTGCTGTCGATGACCAACGACGAATGTCCAAACATTATTCTGGAGTGTGTTGTCGCTGATGCCACAGATTCTGTGATACAGAGCCTTGTGTGCGTCCTGTCTATTGTTTACTGCAAAATCCTCGGCCCTTACTGGCAGCTTCTGAAAAGCGGAGGCGAGTACTCGCTTTTCAGCCAGTACATACTCTGTCTCTACCAAAAGTTCCTCGATTGGTCCAAAAATCCTTCAATGCTGCTGGAACCCGAAGGCTCCACAAACGTTTTTCTGCAGTTCCCGTTGCAGGAGAAGACCTTCGATGGAGTGTTCCATTTCTGTGGCCAGTGGCACACAAGTAGGGACCTGATCAGAGCTTGCCTGAAGAGGATAGTAAAGGTGATTGCTGGTGTCACTGAGGAACACCTGAAGGATTTCCTGCCAGGAGGAACATTTGCTCATGTCCCCTCGCCAGATTTGAGTTTACAACTGGTAAGTTGCACATTCTCCGTCTTAATGGCGGAATATCCTTCCAGCCAAGAGTCCCCTGGCACGAAGAAAAAACCCCACAAGTCCTCCAAATGCTCCTCACACAAGAACTTGGATAGCTCTCATGAAGATGATGACCGATCTGGTTTATCTGACGGCAGCTCCGACGAATCTTCCGATTGGCAAGCTAGAAGGAATACCCCCGTTGACCAAAAGGATGCCTACAGTCCGCCAATGAAGAAAGGTCTCattgttaaaaaagaaaagctacCAAAGGTGCAGGAAGTGCGTGAAGAGAACATGGATATGGGCTACATAACCGCTACAGTGCAAACCAACGGAGGGCCGTGCAAGTCGCAGCAAGATGTCGACAAAATGATGCTGCGTTTTGACGGGAAGACCCGGGCTGAGAAACGGGAAGCGCTCCGTTGCGAGATCTTGTACCAGAAAGTGGTCCTGAACAACACGGATCGAAACTTGTATTGCGATTTCGAAAACGGCACACAGATGGCGTTGAAGCTGAAGCTCACACTTCCTCGCGTTAAACCTGGGTACTCTCTCGTTTTGGCgcctaaaaagacaaaaacaaggcGCGTGTTCCAAAACGCAACGGATGCTGCAACTGATTTGAATGAAAACAGCGGCACATGA
- the fbxl6 gene encoding F-box/LRR-repeat protein 6, with the protein MDSPEAEVSTHGERKEDNAPSTSNTSGEREDGPKPKKAPLKRTAGKPTNAKAKKPKKARVSRPPPLGYTVHQGEDMLLVISSSTSQYHNSAWTPPKKGSKKKKLTKGKGKAKPVKRKKTVRATPKLANNPVAKEKEDINVFVPQKATDHRWGQSLPEEVLISIFQMVLVQDGAVPFLCRVGSVCRLWNAAASSPVLWRKVTVGHCWIAPGKTQLPKTENKIKDTFNWLAQNRFSQLRDFSLCHWTKNATYAVEVVSQLCPHLRSLKLSYCTGLAATAFHSLGLHGRSLQSMDLQYSEFQVEGLLEYLENHGSQIKQILFTHGIKNDRLLSAITRGCCPDLELLEVNTKLDSKDCELPVCIQALQMACPKLKTFRMLNVTPLHKTMRNHGADSTLGFPLLEELCIATTSLSYLTDKDLWDILFGSTRLRVLDLRGCSRITPSGLATLPCLELECLFWGQYFSSNVGLSSLKKGLHVVTQKWSRTLQQLDIANQLFTEEDLEIAMGYLAQATEADTLRSLNLSGTRITPPALRQVIGHMTALSYLNLSACRYLPRGMKRIYRGQEDIRQLLDKLE; encoded by the exons ATGGATTCCCCCGAAGCCGAGGTTTCAACCCACGGTGAACGAAAAGAAGACAACGCCCCAAGCACGTCAAATACATCAGGTGAAAGAGAAGATGGACCAAAGCCAAAGAAGGCACCTTTGAAGAGGACCGCTGGCAAGCCTACAAATGCAAAAGCCAAGAAGCCTAAAAAGGCCAGAGTCTCCAGGCCGCCTCCGCTTGGCTACACTGTCCATCAAGGGGAAGATATGCTTCTTGTCATATCAAGTTCTACTTCTCAGTACCATAATTCAGCCTGGACTCCCCCAAAGAAGGGAAGCAAAAAGAAGAAGCTAactaaaggaaaagggaaaGCTAAACCggttaagagaaaaaagacagTCCGTGCAACGCCTAAACTGGCAAATAATCCAGTTGCCAAGGAAAAAGAGGACATTAATGTGTTTGTGCCACAGAAAGCCACAGACCACAGATGGGGTCAAAGTCTTCCCGAGGAGGTGCTAATCAGTATTTTTCAGATGGTGCTCGTCCAAGATGGTGCTGTACCATTTCTATGCAG GGTGGGGAGTGTTTGTCGTCTGTGGAACGCTGCGGCCTCCAGTCCGGTCCTTTGGCGTAAAGTGACTGTAGGTCACTGCTGGATTGCACCGGGGAAAACTCAGCTCCCTAAAACTGAGAATAAGATTAAGGACACTTTTAACTGGCTGGCACAGAACAG ATTCTCTCAGCTACGAgacttctctctctgtcactggaCAAAGAATGCCACCTATGCTGTAGAG GTTGTGTCGCAGCTGTGCCCTCACCTTCGGTCCCTTAAACTCTCCTACTGTACAGGCCTGGCAGCGACAGCCTTCCACAGCCTCGGTCTGCACGGCCGGTCTCTTCAGAGCATGGACCTCCAGTATTCAGAG TTTCAGGTGGAGGGACTCCTGGAGTACCTGGAAAATCATGGGAGCCAAATCAAGCAAATTTTGTTCACCCATGGAATAAAGAATGACAGGCTTCTGTCCGCCATCACG AGGGGGTGCTGTCCAGATTTGGAGTTGTTGGAAGTCAACACAAAGCTCGACAGTAAAGATTGTGAACTTCCCGTTTGCATTCAGGCACTACAGATGGCATGCCCTAAACTCAAG ACCTTCCGGATGCTGAATGTCACACCTCTGCATAAGACGATGCGTAATCATGGTGCCGATTCAACATTAGGCTTCCCGTTACTGGAGGAGCTGTGTATTGCAACCACCTCTCTTTCCTATTTGACCGACAAAGATTTGTGGGACATCCTCTTTGGCTCCACCAGGCTGCGAGTGTTGGACCTGCGTGGCTGTTCTCGAATCACACCGTCCGGTCTCGCAACACTACCCTGTCTTG AGCTTGAGTGTCTGTTCTGGGGACAGTATTTCAGCAGCAACGTTGGGTTGTCATCACTTAAGAAGGGGCTTCACGTGGTGACCCAGAAATGGAGTCGAACACTGCAACAGCTTGACATCGCAAATCAGCTCTTCACCGAGGAGGACTTGGAGATAGCGATGGGTTACCTTGCTCAGGCCACAGAGGCAGATACCCTGCGTTCACTAAACCTGAGTGGGACCAGGATCACCCCACCTGCCCTCAG GCAAGTCATCGGCCACATGACTGCTCTTAGCTACCTCAACCTTTCAGCCTGCCGTTATCTTCCAAGAGGAATGAAGAGAATTTACCGGGGCCAAGAAGACATTCGCCAGCTGCTCGACAAATTGGAGTAG